One window of the Vicinamibacterales bacterium genome contains the following:
- a CDS encoding glycosyltransferase family 39 protein has protein sequence MHRITLPLLLLAAVTFFAGLGRGAITDSDEAFYAESAREMVASGDWVTPYYNYEPRFQKPVLYYWLTASASLVLGDTETAARFWAAMAGLGLVLVTAAAGRRWYDESTGLLAGAIVATNVGYFSIGRMALPDLPLAFCITLAIWAALVATLEQERSPRKFVLLAALALGLGALTKGPIGLIIPALVIVPVLMIERRSIALTPSDIALGIVVMLGVAVPWYLLMWFRHGNDYLQGFFIGDNFERFATDRFNDPRPWWFYVPIVAGGLLPWTPLALVWLGPLTQFVRRRRDVGTIDLRLLLWALLPLAFFSLSVGKQPRYVLPVLPPLALLLASSIVERTQEWRGFDGARSRPRRATGVVAGSLLSGAFFVVMGALLHRLQPLLINVAPIFTQVAAGLIVAAGVLIILVALSGQWRNAPAVIAVAAAITLPALQFGGLSSGGDDTVRQMARLVQANRPAQEPVGTYRVFVRNLVFYSHAQTLDIITDEQALHFLAQPGRALMVAPADVLDRLEREGGITLHRIAELPYFNEAGVRVRTLLWPDPSRDLTRVVLASNR, from the coding sequence GTGCATCGCATCACGCTCCCCCTGCTCCTCCTGGCGGCGGTCACGTTCTTTGCCGGCCTCGGCCGGGGGGCCATCACGGATTCGGACGAGGCGTTTTATGCCGAGTCGGCCCGGGAAATGGTGGCGTCGGGTGACTGGGTCACCCCCTATTACAACTACGAGCCGCGCTTCCAGAAGCCGGTGCTCTACTACTGGCTCACCGCGTCGGCGTCCCTCGTGCTCGGCGACACCGAGACGGCGGCCCGCTTCTGGGCGGCCATGGCGGGCCTGGGCCTCGTGCTGGTCACCGCGGCCGCCGGCCGCCGCTGGTACGACGAGTCAACCGGGCTGCTGGCGGGCGCGATTGTCGCCACCAACGTCGGCTACTTCTCGATTGGCCGCATGGCGCTGCCGGACCTGCCGCTGGCCTTCTGCATCACGCTGGCGATCTGGGCGGCCCTCGTGGCGACGCTCGAGCAGGAACGCTCCCCGCGCAAGTTCGTGCTGCTGGCCGCGCTGGCCCTCGGCCTGGGCGCGCTGACCAAGGGGCCCATCGGCCTGATCATTCCGGCCCTCGTGATCGTGCCGGTGCTGATGATCGAGCGGCGCTCGATCGCGCTGACGCCCAGCGACATCGCGCTCGGCATCGTGGTGATGCTGGGCGTGGCGGTGCCGTGGTACCTGCTGATGTGGTTCCGCCACGGCAACGACTACCTGCAGGGCTTCTTCATCGGCGACAACTTCGAGCGCTTCGCCACGGATCGGTTCAACGACCCGCGGCCGTGGTGGTTCTACGTCCCGATTGTCGCCGGCGGGCTGCTGCCGTGGACGCCGCTGGCGCTGGTCTGGCTGGGGCCGCTGACGCAGTTCGTGCGACGCCGGCGCGACGTTGGCACCATCGACCTCCGCCTGCTGTTGTGGGCGCTGTTGCCGCTGGCGTTCTTCTCGCTGTCGGTCGGCAAGCAGCCGCGCTACGTGCTGCCGGTGCTGCCGCCGCTCGCCCTGCTGCTCGCCTCGTCCATCGTCGAACGTACGCAGGAATGGCGCGGGTTCGACGGCGCGCGTTCGCGGCCGCGGCGCGCCACCGGAGTGGTGGCGGGGTCGCTGCTGAGCGGCGCGTTCTTCGTGGTGATGGGCGCGCTGCTCCACCGGCTGCAGCCCCTGCTGATCAACGTGGCGCCCATTTTTACGCAGGTGGCGGCCGGGCTGATCGTGGCCGCCGGCGTGTTAATCATCCTGGTGGCGTTGTCGGGGCAATGGCGCAACGCGCCCGCGGTGATCGCCGTTGCCGCCGCGATCACGCTGCCGGCGCTGCAGTTCGGCGGCCTGTCGAGCGGCGGCGACGACACCGTGCGCCAGATGGCGCGGCTGGTGCAGGCCAATCGCCCGGCCCAGGAGCCGGTCGGCACCTATCGCGTGTTCGTGCGCAACCTGGTGTTCTACTCGCACGCCCAGACGCTGGATATCATCACCGACGAGCAGGCCCTGCATTTCCTGGCGCAGCCCGGCCGCGCGTTGATGGTGGCGCCGGCGGACGTGCTCGATCGCCTCGAGCGCGAGGGGGGCATCACGCTCCATCGCATTGCGGAGCTTCCCTACTTCAACGAGGCCGGCGTGCGCGTGCGCACGCTGCTGTGGCCGGACCCGTCGCGCGACCTGACGCGGGTGGTGCTGGCCTCGAACCGCTAG